A genomic window from Lotus japonicus ecotype B-129 chromosome 1, LjGifu_v1.2 includes:
- the LOC130731108 gene encoding probable E3 ubiquitin-protein ligase BAH1-like 1, with the protein MKFCKKYQEYMQGQDLEKKKLPAVGFKNLKKILKKCRRDCESLCQSQKNIQAAEAAASPGLRTCPDHCSVCDGTFFPSLLNEMSEIVGSFNQRAQELLELHLASGVKKYIFWFKGKLRGNHTALVQEGQDLVNYALINAIAIRKILKKYDKIHSSKQGQLFKSQFQSMHKEILQSPWLYELMAFHINLRETKVESSKAPALFDQFFLTFKDGKPSLTCELFDSIKIDIDLTCPICLDTVFDPVSLTCGHIFCYMCACSAASVSIVDGLKSAVTKQKCPLCRENAVYEGAVHLEELNILLGRRCPEYWEQRLQSERVERVKQIKEHWESQCRAFLGV; encoded by the exons ATGAAGTTCTGCAAAAAATACCAGGAGTACATGCAAGGCCAGGACCTGGAGAAGAAAAAGCTTCCTGCTGTTGgcttcaaaaacctcaaaaagATCTTGAAAAAGTGCAGGAGAGACTGTGAATCTCTCTGTCAATCCCAGAAAAACATTCAAGCAGCTGAAGCTGCAGCCTCCCCTGGCCTCAGAACCTGCCCTGATCACTGCTCAG TGTGTGATGGGACCTTCTTCCCTTCCCTTCTCAATGAAATGTCAGAGATAGTTGGCAGCTTCAATCAGCGTGCACAGGAGTTACTGGAGCTGCATCTCGCTTCTGGCGTCAAGAAGTACATTTTCTGGTTCAAAGGCAAATTACGAGGGAATCACACTGCTCTAGTTCAAGAAGGACAAGATCTGGTCAATTATGCACTCATCAATGCCATTGCAATTCGAAAAATACTCAAGAAATATGATAAG ATTCATTCTTCCAAGCAAGGGCAATTGTTCAAGTCTCAATTCCAGAGCATGCACAAGGAAATTCTTCAAAGCCCCTGGCTTTATGAGCTGATGGCTTTCCACATCAATTTACGGGAAACCAAGGTGGAGTCAAGCAAGGCACCTGCTTTGTTTGATCAATTTTTTCTCACATTTAAGGATGGAAAACCATCACTTACTTGTGAGCTCTTTGATTCTATCAAAATTGATATTGACTTGACCTGTCCTATATGCTTG GACACAGTGTTTGATCCAGTTTCACTGACTTGCGGCCATATATTCTGCTATATGTGTGCTTGCTCGGCTGCATCAGTATCTATTGTTGATGGACTTAAGTCAGCCGTTACTAAGCAGAAATGTCCTCTGTGCCGCGAG AATGCTGTCTATGAAGGTGCTGTGCACTTGGAAGAACTAAACATTCTGTTAGGCCGAAG ATGTCCAGAATACTGGGAGCAAAGACTTCAGTCAGAGAGGGTAGAGAGGGTTAAGCAAATAAAGGAACATTGGGAATCACAGTGCAGAGCATTCCTGGGTGTATAA
- the LOC130731109 gene encoding nucleolar protein 16, producing MGGSRRKYKKSRTKVRVGLPKKNPRLFKPAFSVPPKLLKSIPESEFDPKWDDKGSVNDNYKSFGVLSDPNSLTIIPEIDSPTHLSDSGSDLEEDDLKSALGKRRRDGKSVPPQPLTAMQRVHITRLVDKYGDDYQSMFIDIKLNPMQHSVGTLQKLCQRYHMYKNKNPLILSK from the exons ATGGGAGGGTCACGAAGAAAATACAAGAAATCGAGAACCAAGGTTCGAGTAGGATTACCGAAGAAGAACCCTAGGCTTTTCAAGCCTGCTTTCTCTGTTCCCCCAAAGCTCTTGAAATCGATACCTGAATCTGAATTCGACCCCAAATGGGACGACAAAGGCAGCGTCAACGACAATTACAAGTCCTTCGGTGTTCTCTCCGATCCCAACTCCCTCACCATCATACCGGAAATCGATTCCCCCACTCATCTCTCCGATTCCGGCAGCGACCTCGAAGAAGACG ATTTGAAATCAGCATTAGGGAAAAGGCGAAGAGATGGAAAGAGTGTACCCCCTCAACCTTTGACTGCAATGCAACGTGTTCATATCACTCGTCTGGTGGATAAATATGGAGATGATTATCAG AGCATGTTCATCGATATAAAGCTAAACCCAATGCAGCATTCAGTTGGAACTTTGCAGAAACTGTGCCAGAGGTATCACATGTATAAGAATAAGAATCCCCTGATTTTGTCCAAGTGA